From a single Granulicella aggregans genomic region:
- a CDS encoding helix-turn-helix domain-containing protein — protein MLLSRGLQLQPTYTCKDVDVLFGVTARTIQSKVSDGILPSRKLIGGGRFLPADLEEYLRNAEKPSRR, from the coding sequence AACTCCAGCCGACCTACACCTGCAAGGACGTCGATGTACTGTTTGGTGTGACCGCTCGCACCATTCAGAGCAAGGTGTCGGATGGCATCCTGCCCAGTCGCAAGCTGATCGGGGGAGGCCGCTTCCTCCCGGCTGATCTCGAGGAATACCTGAGGAACGCTGAAAAGCCCTCACGTCGGTAG